In Oryza sativa Japonica Group chromosome 2, ASM3414082v1, the following are encoded in one genomic region:
- the LOC4329685 gene encoding E3 ubiquitin-protein ligase EL5, protein MVRGVEQGGPAMDESSSSSSPSPVSAPAGQAAMTAGGIATVAAVLIVFAALTLAFVLLQCYCDERRRAVTTTSTSGRGRRPRPRRRSGSGGDGGTGGGVDPEVLRSLPVTVYSRSTAAAAAKEEEEEDDDGVECAVCLAELEDGEEARFLPRCGHGFHAECVDMWLGSHSTCPLCRLTVVVPPPPLPPVPPEPPASYTVSLPASVLLGLSDHGAGAVTMTAEGRSTLVIEIPESAASTTPRDAAARSSPSLARLRSLRRLWSFGRQGAAGSTSSCSCATGGDNDDGDVEHGVSVTVAIRAVEAATPARPPEAEAGARTAAAHVRN, encoded by the coding sequence ATGGTGCGGGGTGTCGAGCAGGGCGGCCCCGCCATGGACgagtcttcgtcgtcgtcgtcgccgtcgccggtgtccGCGCCTGCAGGGCAGGCAGCCATGACGGCCGGCGGCAtcgccaccgtggcggccgTGCTCATCGTCTTCGCGGCGCTCACGCTCGCCTTCGTCCTGCTCCAGTGCTACTGCGACGAGCGGCGCCGCGCcgtgacgacgacgtcgacgagcgggcgcgggcggcggccgcggccgcggcggcgctctggGAGCGGCGGGGACGGTGGAACGGGAGGAGGGGTCGACCCGGAGGTGCTCCGGTCGCTGCCGGTCACGGTGTACAGccgcagcacggcggcggcggcggcgaaggaggaggaggaggaggacgacgacggcgtcgagtGCGCGGTGTGCCTCGCGGAGctcgaggacggcgaggaggccaGGTTCCTCCCCCGGTGCGGCCACGGCTTCCACGCCGAGTGCGTCGACATGTGGCTCGGCTCCCACTCCACCTGCCCGCTCTGCCGCCTcaccgtcgtcgtgccgccgccgcctcttcctcccgtcccgccggagccgccggcgAGCTACACCGTGAGCCTCCCGGCGAGCGTCCTGCTCGGCCTGtccgaccatggcgccggcgcggTGACCATGACAGCGGAGGGCCGCAGCACGCTGGTGATCGAGATCCCCGAATCCGCGGCTTCGACGACCccgcgcgacgcggcggcgaggtcgtcgccgagCTTGGCGCGGCTGAGGTCACTGAGAAGGCTCTGGAGCTTCGGGCGGCAAGGGGCGGCGGGGTCGACGTCGTCATGCTCCTGCGCCACCGGAGGagacaacgacgacggcgacgtcgagcaCGGTGTCAGCGTCACCGTCGCCATCCGCGCCGTGGAGGCGGCAACGCCGGCACGGCCACCGGAGGCCGAGGCCGGTGCAAGAACCGCCGCCGCGCATGTCCGGAattga
- the LOC107278724 gene encoding monooxygenase 1, whose translation MDVVKKAAAAAEEEEVHGVVIVGGGLCGLATALALHRKGMGSLVVERSEALRVGGVALNVHANGWRALEELGLADGLRKTANLITSVRMVRQIQGKNQTTVSSPRKEIRCLRRKDVMEALAKSVPAHTIRYGCRIVAVDEDPGTDCTVLTMADDSTIKAKVVIGCDGWNSVVARYVGLGAPSQLPRFIVLGFASYPEGHPFGTEFSQIIADDFAVGRVPINENLLHFFVSRSPSPGRTDVDEDAARKYVLEKVDELPGEVADMVRRCDAASSWTLTKVWYRPPWQVALAGFRRGAVTVAGDAMHAMGPFIGQGGSAGLEDAVVLARSLSSAAAGDGRAPPRQQLRDDAVGAAIDEYVAERRRRATTLCLHSFAIGTLLTTRWLAVKLACVAVLALLGGDSRRDADYDCGRL comes from the exons ATGGATGTCgtcaagaaggcggcggcggcggcggaagaggaggaggtccaCGGCGTggtcatcgtcggcggcggcctctgcggcctcgccaccgcgctcgcccTCCACCG CAAAGGGATGGGGAGCCTCGTGGTGGAGAGGTCGGAGGCGCTGCGTGTCGGCGGCGTGGCGCTCAACGTCCACGCCAACGGGTGGCGCGCCCTCGAGGAGCTCGGCCTCGCCGACGGCCTCCGGAAAACCGCCAACCTCATCACCTC GGTTCGCATGGTGCGGCAGATCCAGGGCAAGAACCAGACCACCGTCTCATCTCCCAG GAAGGAGATCCGATGCTTGAGAAGGAAGGACGTGATGGAGGCACTGGCCAAGAGCGTCCCCGCGCACACGATCCGCTACGGCTGCCGCATCGTGGCCGTCGATGAAGACCCCGGCACCGACTGTACCGTCCTCACCATGGCCGACGACAGCACCATCAAGGCCAAG GTGGTGATTGGTTGCGACGGGTGGAACTCGGTGGTGGCCAGGTACGTGGGGCTAGGCGCGCCGTCGCAGCTCCCTCGTTTCATCGTCCTCGGCTTCGCGAGCTACCCAGAGGGGCACCCGTTTGGGACCGAGTTCTCGCAAATCATAGCGGATGATTTTGCCGTCGGACGGGTGCCCATTAACGAAAATCTGTTGCATTTCTTCGTAAGCAGGAGTCCCTCACCag GACGTACGGACGTTGATGAGGACGCGGCGAGGAAGTACGTGCTGGAGAAGGTCGACGAGCTCCCCGGCGAGGTCGCCGACATGGTGCGTCGGTGCGACGCGGCGTCGAGCTGGACGCTGACGAAGGTGTGGTACCGGCCGCCGTGGCAGGTGGCGCTCGCCGGgttccggcgcggcgcggtgacggtcgccggcgacgcgatgCACGCCATGGGGCCCTTCATCGGCCAGGGCGGCTCCGCGGGGCTGGAGgacgccgtcgtgctcgcccgctcgctgtcgtcggcggcggccggcgatggccgggcgccgccgcgtcagcagctgcgcgacgacgccgtcggcgcggcGATAGACGAGTACGTcgcggagaggcggcggagggcgacgaCGCTGTGCCTGCACAGCTTCGCCATCGGGACGTTGCTGACGACGAGGTGGCTCGCCGTGAAGCTCGCGTGCGTCGCCGTCCTGGCGCTCCTCGGCGGCGACTCGCGCCGTGATGCGGACTACGACTGCGGCCGCCTCTAG
- the LOC107278451 gene encoding monooxygenase 1, translated as MYRKKSSNNVIQVVIGCDGWNSVVARYVGLGAPSQLPRFIVLGFASYPEGHPFGTEFSQIIADDFAVGRVPINENLLHFFVSRSPSPGRTDVDEDAARKYVLEKVDELPGEVADMVRRCDAASSWTLTKVWYRPPWQVALAGFRRGAVTVAGDAMHAMGPFIGQGGSAGLEDAVVLARSLSSAAAGDGRAPPRQQLRDDAVGAAIDEYVAERRRRATTLCLHSFAIGTLLTTRWLAVKLACVAVLALLGGDSRRDADYDCGRL; from the exons ATGTACCGTAAAAAGTCCTCTAATAATGTTATACAGGTGGTGATTGGTTGCGACGGGTGGAACTCGGTGGTGGCCAGGTACGTGGGGCTAGGCGCGCCGTCGCAGCTCCCTCGTTTCATCGTCCTCGGCTTCGCGAGCTACCCAGAGGGGCACCCGTTTGGGACCGAGTTCTCGCAAATCATAGCGGATGATTTTGCCGTCGGACGGGTGCCCATTAACGAAAATCTGTTGCATTTCTTCGTAAGCAGGAGTCCCTCACCag GACGTACGGACGTTGATGAGGACGCGGCGAGGAAGTACGTGCTGGAGAAGGTCGACGAGCTCCCCGGCGAGGTCGCCGACATGGTGCGTCGGTGCGACGCGGCGTCGAGCTGGACGCTGACGAAGGTGTGGTACCGGCCGCCGTGGCAGGTGGCGCTCGCCGGgttccggcgcggcgcggtgacggtcgccggcgacgcgatgCACGCCATGGGGCCCTTCATCGGCCAGGGCGGCTCCGCGGGGCTGGAGgacgccgtcgtgctcgcccgctcgctgtcgtcggcggcggccggcgatggccgggcgccgccgcgtcagcagctgcgcgacgacgccgtcggcgcggcGATAGACGAGTACGTcgcggagaggcggcggagggcgacgaCGCTGTGCCTGCACAGCTTCGCCATCGGGACGTTGCTGACGACGAGGTGGCTCGCCGTGAAGCTCGCGTGCGTCGCCGTCCTGGCGCTCCTCGGCGGCGACTCGCGCCGTGATGCGGACTACGACTGCGGCCGCCTCTAG